Genomic segment of Mercurialis annua linkage group LG6, ddMerAnnu1.2, whole genome shotgun sequence:
TATGCCATACTGTTCATAATTGCTATATAATTGTatttaggatgcatgtttactCTGTTTTAGGCCAAACGCATATTTAGGTCCTTACACTATAACTTTTTTCCAGAATGAGTCTCTATAgtaaaaaagtgtaaaatctATCCCTACACTATCAGGAACATATATTTTCTGTCCTTCTCTTAACATCCGTTAGAATGTGAACTACACACCATTATCTACGAGATTGGTCCTTTTTAATATCGATTGAATTGTTAATTGCATGCCACCTCAACATCACTTACTgctatatttgaaaataatttgaaggacttttttctactttttttcatttatctgGTCATTCCATCTTCTTCCTCCCAATTCTACTTTCACTCCTCTCTGTAATTTATTGTCGTACCTTACTTTCTCCACTCTAAGCCACCCGCTTTTCCTTCCATCAACATTATAACTAAAAAACCAACCTTTATTCGACCTCTCTCTCAATTTCTTAGGGGTCAATTTCGATCTAAGAAAATGCAACCAGTTGTCGTCATTGTAGGCAGTAGTACTGCTGCTTTATGGTAGACTTGGTGTTTGGTTTATTCAAGCGTACGCAGGAATAGTTGTGGTGTGATGTGGTGGGATATTTTCATTGGGATTTTTTATGATGGGTCCTAAAAATATGAGGGTTCATCTGAGTTCGTTCGTTTATGTTACCTCATGGGTTGAAGAGTTATGTTGCCACAACGAGCTGCATAACAAGTATAGCTAGACGTCCTCTCTTCCCATAAGTGCGTTTTCAATATACTTGTTTTAATTCCAAGAATTTTCTTTAACAAACTCAGTTAGAATTCTCGCTTTTTAGATTGAAATAAATACTATAAGGCAGCCAATAATGGAAGAAAACGATGCACATCAAGTATTCGATGAAATGCTTGAACAAGGAATACACCCACTTTAGAAATAAATCATTTCATCATGAGTCTGGTTAGTGGGTTCTTAAagttttgacattttttaatgttgttttttAGTACTTGTGCTGAATTTGTTAATTGACTGCTAGTTACTGTGCGtatttttgctatttttaagttaattttaggTTATTGATCGTTTGTAGGCATCatcaaaattataattgatGTTATCCAAAGACCATTTCATCTTGGAGCTAGGCCTGTAAGGTAAATTTTTCCAGGGCTTCAATTTAGATGGGGACGTTgagggtaattgattctaggggtcactgtacttttcaaaaattgcaaaatggtgaccgaacttcaaaacgtaacaaattggttactaaactttcaaatatgtgattttggaaggttttttagtgttttacggtcaaattatacatacgtagtaatcaaattttgattatttataacaaataatatcttatatttcatatatacacacaatcaacaaaaaatcgacttgaaataattttcttcggtaaccaaaaatccttctatcttaacataaccaaatagtatagtaactaaaatgttacgttttgaagttcggtcaccattttgaaactttttaaaagtacagtgacctccaaaatcaattacccggAGGTTGaagatgaaaaagaagaagaagagaaggaGAAAGCTGACCACATgttctctctttttttaaagTCAAATTTTGGTCATTAAGGGCATCTCCAACCCAAAACCTATTTTTAAGTTtcattttacccacttttaggTTTGCTACAATGTTTTTACTCCAACCCATTACCCCATTTTTCACACCAAAAGAATATTCTCTATATAttctcttttatatttaatactactacatttaaccatttaccatttcacatctatatttatattttaaacacatACATCCTCatctattcatttatttaataatgtttaaataatattaaattaaatattaatttttttaatattatttaatgtccaattataaaaaataaaataaataataattaaaattgaaacaataaaattataattataataacacattatattaaaatattaataataaaataacacattacattcaaatattaataataaaactacAATTGAAACAATCTTCTTCATGCCTCCGTATTAGTATATTTTTCCCGTAAATGATCAATCAAGTCATTACGAAGTGCAAGGTGTGcatttttgttcttgatttgtCTGTGGCGAGCAAAAAATTCTTCAAATCGAGCATCATCATTTAATACCATTTCAACTTGCGGTATTTCTCCTTCCATTGAATTTGTTATTGTTGCATTTAAATCGCGTTCATCCTCGATTATCATATTGTGCATTATTATGCAAGATGTCATTATATCATGCAATACATCTTTTTTCCAAAAACGGGCCGGTCCTACAATAATTGCAAATCGTGCTTGTAGAACTCCAAATGCTCGCTCAACATCTTTTCTACACGCTTCTTGCTTTAtggcaaaatatttatttttcggAGTACGTGGTTCATGAATAGTTTGTACAATAGTAGACCATTTTGGGTATATAGAATCAGCTAGGTAATAACCCATATTATATTCTTTTCCACTAATAACATAATTAGCT
This window contains:
- the LOC126687565 gene encoding uncharacterized protein LOC126687565 is translated as MKNIDLTQGISPPANYVISGKEYNMGYYLADSIYPKWSTIVQTIHEPRTPKNKYFAIKQEACRKDVERAFGVLQARFAIIVGPARFWKKDVLHDIMTSCIIMHNMIIEDERDLNATITNSMEGEIPQVEMVLNDDARFEEFFARHRQIKNKNAHLALRNDLIDHLREKYTNTEA